One window of Trifolium pratense cultivar HEN17-A07 linkage group LG5, ARS_RC_1.1, whole genome shotgun sequence genomic DNA carries:
- the LOC123884769 gene encoding non-specific phospholipase C4-like, giving the protein MTSNSNTSHSYPIKTVVILVQENRSFDHMLGWMKSLNPKIDGVTGSESNPIFTGDSNSNRVQFGDRSIYVDPDPGHSIQDIYEQIFGEPWSEASAAKNLPPKMEGFAQNAARQEKPKDATVPMTEAVMNGFKPDSVPIYKELVKEFAVCDRWFASVPASTQPNRLYVHSATSHGLSSNDTNKLIGGLPQKTIFDSLGENGFNFGIYYQQPPSTLFYRSLRKLKYIDNFHEYGLTFKKHCEEGKLPNYVVIEQRFFDLLSIPGNDDHPSHDVGEEQKFVKEVYEALRGSPQWNEMLFVITYDEHGGFYDHVPTPVDGVPSPDDIVGPDPFKFKFDRLGVRVPTIFISPWIEPGKVLHEPSGPFPTSQYEHSSIPATVKKIFNLPNFLTKRDAWAGTFEGLLTLTRPRTDCPEKLPDPIKLREAVAKEQAKLSEFQEELVLMAATLNGDHRKSIYPNKLIENMCVTDAVKYVEDAFNTFLNECEKARQNGADGSEIVDCADTCSTQPNSKSFFHKMLSCITCDR; this is encoded by the exons ATGACTTCAAATTCCAACACTAGTCATAGCTACCCCATCAAAACGGTGGTCATTTTGGTTCAAGAGAACCGTTCCTTTGATCACATGTTGGGTTGGATGAAGTCCCTCAACCCGAAAATCGACGGTGTTACCGGCTCAGAGTCAAATCCAATTTTCACAGGTGATTCTAACTCGAATCGCGTTCAATTCGGTGACCGGTCAATCTATGTTGACCCAGACCCCGGTCACTCGATCCAGGACATTTATGAGCAAATATTTGGAGAACCATGGAGCGAAGCCTCGGCAGCAAAGAACTTGCCACCAAAAATGGAGGGCTTCGCTCAAAATGCGGCGAGGCAAGAGAAACCAAAAGACGCAACGGTGCCAATGACAGAGGCAGTTATGAATGGGTTCAAACCGGATTCGGTGCCGATTTACAAGGAGTTAGTTAAAGAGTTTGCGGTTTGTGACCGTTGGTTTGCTTCGGTTCCTGCGTCAACCCAACCGAACCGGCTCTATGTGCATTCCGCCACGTCACATGGGTTAAGTAGCAATGACACAAATAAGCTCATTGGAGGGTTACCTCAAAAAACCATATTTGATTCTTTGGGTGAAAATGGATTCAATTTTGGGATTTATTATCAACAACCACCATCCACCCTTTTCTACAG GAGTCTTAGGAAGCTTAAATACATAGATAACTTTCATGAATATGGCTTAACATTCAAGAAGCATTGTGAAGAAGGGAAGCTACCAAACTACGTGGTGATAGAACAAAGATTTTTCGACTTGTTATCGATACCTGGGAATGACGATCATCCATCTCACGATGTTGGAGAAGAACAAAAATTCGTAAAAGAAGTGTATGAAGCACTAAGAGGTAGTCCACAATGGAATGAAATGTTGTTTGTGATTACATACGACGAACATGgaggattttacgatcatgtgcCAACGCCGGTAGACGGAGTTCCTAGTCCAGATGACATTGTTGGTCCTGACCCTTTCAAGTTTAAGTTTGATAGGCTTGGTGTAAGGGTTCCAACCATCTTTATTTCTCCATGGATTGAGCCAGGAAAAG TGTTGCATGAACCTTCTGGACCATTTCCAACATCACAATATGAGCATTCATCTATACCAGCAACTGTTAAGAAGATATTTAATCTCCctaattttttgacaaagagAGATGCATGGGCAGGAACATTTGAGGGCCTTTTAACTCTAACAAGACCAAGAACTGATTGTCCAG AGAAATTACCCGACCCGATTAAACTAAGAGAGGCTGTTGCTAAAGAACAAGCCAAGTTGAGTGAATTTCAGGAAGAATTGGTACTAATGGCAGCTACTCTAAATGGTGATCATAGAAAGAGCATATACCCGAACAAGTTAATCGAGAACATGTGTGTTACGGACGCAGTTAAATATGTCGAGGATGCATTCAATACATTCTTGAATGAGTGTGAGAAAGCAAGACAAAATGGTGCTGATGGTTCTGAAATTGTTGATTGTGCTGATACATGTAGTACACAACCAAATTCCAAAAGTTTTTTTCACAAGATGTTGTCTTGTATAACTTGTGATCGATGA